The following are encoded in a window of Vespula vulgaris chromosome 8, iyVesVulg1.1, whole genome shotgun sequence genomic DNA:
- the LOC127065756 gene encoding DNA primase small subunit, protein MGDIGNLNDLLPIYYARLFPFNDYYDWLSYGSTNNFTRREFSFTLQDDIYLRFQSFRTLKDLEADIKRLLPFKIDIGAVYNVPPKEQRKRPRFFPVERELVFDIDMTDYDEVRTCCEGTDICNKCWKFMILACKILDSALRADFGFKHILWVFSGRRGIHCWVCDLEARFLEDVQRAGVAEYLQIIGGGEYMKKKVNLTTDAIHKSIRRALDIIEADFIPMCIEEQDILGTNERMEKFLAILPDEEDQQELKNLFGQCSCSTTRWKTFCEFVKDKRVKRGSKWYLYRHLREEVMLQYAYPRLDINVTKGMNHLLKSPFCIHPKTGKVCVPFTVKTVEKFQPDKVPTIMTLIDEINEFDAKEKTEEINNLDTTKIKDYKKTSLKKSFHIFHEFLWGLKEARKGLKAKENDEKMEF, encoded by the exons ATGGGAGATATAGGAAATCTTAATGATCTATTACCAATTTATTATGCTAGGTTGTTTCcttttaatgattattatgacTGGCTCAGTTATGGAAGTA cAAATAACTTCACTAGAAGAGaattctctttcactcttcaAGATGATATTTATCTTCGATTCCAATCATTTAGAACTCTCAAAGATTTAGAAGCAGACATCAAGAGACTTCTTCCATTTAAAATTGACATTGGTGCTGTGTACAATGTTCC GCCgaaagaacaaaggaaaaggCCACGATTTTTCCCCGTAGAAAGAGAACTTGTTTTTGATATTGATATGACAGATTATGATGAAGTAAGAACATGTTGCGAAGGTACAGATATTTGTAACAAATGTTGGAAATTTATGATACTTGCATGTAAAATATTGGATTCCGCATTGAGag CTGATTTTGGATTCAAACATATTCTTTGGGTATTTTCTGGTAGAAGAGGTATACATTGTTGGGTTTGTGATCTGGAAGCACGCTTTTTAGAAGATGTTCAACGTGCTGGAGTTGCAGagtatttacaaattattggAGGAGGAGAgtacatgaaaaagaaagtcaaTTTAACCACTGATGCTATACATAAATCTATtag ACGTGCATTGGATATAATTGAAGCAGACTTCATTCCTATGTGCATTGAAGAGCAAGATATATTAGGAACAAatgaaagaatggaaaagtTTCTAGCGATACTACCTGATGAAGAAGATCAACAAGAATTGAAGAATTTATTTGGCCAATGTTCCTGCAGTACAACTCGATGGAAGACATTCTGTGAATTTGTCAAAGACAAAAGAGtaaag AGGGGATCGAAATGGTATTTATACCGTCATCTTAGAGAAGAAGTGATGTTGCAATATGCCTATCCGCGCTTAGATATAAATGTCACAAAAGGAATGAATCATCTTTTAAAATCTCCTTTCTGCATACATCCAAAAACGGGCAAAGTTTGCGTACCATTTACGGTGAAGACTGTAGAAAAGTTTCAACCGGATAAGGTTCCAACGATAATGACATTAATCGACGAAATTAATGAGTTCGATGCGAAGGAGAAGAcggaagaaattaataatttagatacaacaaagataaaagattataaaaagacAAGTTTAAAGAAATCATTTCACATATTTCACGAATTTTTATGGGGACTTAAAGAAGCGCGAAAAGGTTTAAAGGCTAAGGAAAATG atGAAAAAATGGAATTTTAA